The genome window ATGGAAAGAGAGACAGGTGAGTTGTGATCAAAGTTTTGCCTACACACCTACTATACACTGATGATGCTTTAGACACAAACCTGATAGACAAGTTTGGTTGTGTCCTCAATCCACAAAGACTGATCATCATTCAAAACACAACTGGAACTGTGAGAgttgaaaagaaagaaaaacaaatattagtaAAGGATTAAAGTCTCACAGCACAAGATTAAGCGAATAAACCTTTACTGCCTATCTGACCTCTTGAATTTGACCTGGCCCTTGAGGTACTGGAAGAGAATGAGGTACTGAAGCAGAATGTGTCGTCTGAAGTTGCTGTCGCTCAACTGAAGATCCATCAACTGTTCAAAGAATGAGAATGTGTTGTCGTCATAAACCACACACGAATTAAATCTACACAAACttgttttattaaagtaaaacaccaccgtttttcaatactTTACTATGTTTTCACCTctacttagacaaattaatacatacctatctttttttcaaagcgtgcacttaatctttgtacagcgtgttgtgaatgtgttagcatttagcctagccccattcattccttgggatccaagCGGGGATGGGTTTGGAAGCCGCCagacacttccatgtttttcctatttaaagactgttacatgagtagttatacgagtaagtacggtggcacaaaataaaatgtggcgatttttaagtggattattttaagggaactatattgtatgggggaagagcacttagtttgcagcatgTTGACCTTGGCGCGTAGTAACATCATCACCCCTCACGCTTAAACTTCCGttaatattactgcgcccgatgTCGAAGTGCTGGAAATTAAAAAATCGTCACCGCCACgttttttgtgccaccatacttactcctGTAAAtactcatgaagcagtctttaaaaagggaaaacatgaaagtgtttggtggcttcaaaattcatccctgtttgggtcctaaggaatgaatggggctaggctaaatgctaacacattcacgacgcgctgtacaaagattgcacgcattgaaaaaagataggcatgtattaatttgtctaagttgaggtaagaacatagtaaaatattaaaaaaacgttggtgtttttctttaaaggacTGGAAGCACCGACCTTCTCACTAGTGAGAAACTTGGCGAAGTAAACGTGATCTCCTGCAGCGGTCCTCATCTCCTCCAGCTTTCTCTTAGACGCCTGCATGTCGTCTAGTTTATAGCTCTTAAACACGGCGAGTGTCTCATCTGAATACTGCAAAAACATATCGAGAAGTCACATTCATGTTGGTTAGATTTTTAAGGGGAAGATAAATAACAAAATGCAGTAAGCTGATAAATACTTAAGGAATGTCATCCATAAGAATTTGTCGTAGCATTGTAGAGGGTTTCTAAAGTAGTCCTGTAGTGTCCAAAACTTTCTGTACAGGTTGTAGTCGATGGGAATGgtactataaaaatatataactttAACACTATGGCTTTGTTTACACATTTGATTCAAAAtggctataattataatgtatAATTTCTCACCAGGGTGCAGGTGCATCTTCCTCACCCATCTCCCCTTCCTCTACCTCCATCCCATCCTCCTTTACTTCAGAGTGCTAGACGAACAAAAACAAGCACCATTTAGCTTTTTATAGACTAAGTTCACCCAAGTCTTCACCTGGTTAATTTACGTGTGTTGATCAGTATATTTACCTGCAGTCCAAGTGTGCTCTCCTGTTCATTTTTGTTGAACACTGTGATGTTATCCAGGTTAAACTGACTTTGTAAGTTCAGTCCTGATGACAGACAATAACGTCTTAGTTATAAAGAAATACCAATGCAGTGGGGAAAAACAATTTTCAAAGAACGTACCTGATTTTTCTGACAAAGGAAAGAGACGTGCTAAAAACAGCTGAATCCGTCCACAAAACACTGTATTCTGAGTTTTAGAGAGCCTTCTGAGGAGATCTGTAGGGCGATGGTACATATGTCAGGCTACTATAATTCAATGTTATGATGAAAATATAGGAATATTAATCATTAGGGAGATATGGTAGTTATTAATATGAACCCATAAGTTTCTAATTTCAACAGATGGAACTCATCTTTTATGCCAAAGAAATAAGGTACATTTTGAATATTAAAATGCCCAGAGAACATTGTGTGACATTTACTTCTcttctgaggggcgcaaattcacaCTAAACTCtaattacacatgagattaagctaGTATCTGGAAaatgtgagcatctcttttatcataatccCCTTTGAAACGTccgcagcaggcacgtattttttAAAGCATGATGCACATTGTTCACATGACACGCtgaacatatattttgacaCGACGAGCCGCACACACTACAGGCTATATAACCGTTCTATAGAGCGCGTTTTGTCACCAAGTTGCCATAggcgatgacgtgtttgtcctgtggagGCTACCATAGCTTCACTATGCATTTAGAAAGGGAGGTTGAGCTGTGGACTGACCCTCCTgcgttccagttcgtttttttatgaacttccctcgctaacttccctcagtctcgttcactcggatgtacgtcattgcttacgttgtacgagtgcccactactgctagaacacttgaagtgggttcaaatggattGCATTAAGCCCTTGATCgcatggaaagtggagaccgccccctccatgtgcaaagcgcgagttgctgaagtgacgtcacaatcgtgttgcattgtgggatatgaagctgcatgaagtgtacatatgaagcaGACTCGCTCCCTCGGTCAAAATCGAGggagcgagggtctgtccatacaaacttccctcgtccacttgacgaagtggaacgcacttcaaaatggcgacagggattcccccgaggggaagtgcttagggaagttcgcgagtgtgtgtctaaaactggagtggaactTACAATCTCACCGATGATGCCACTAAAACAGATTTCTGAACAGATGGACTGACCAATCAGCATCCAGTACCTGAACTATTTGTTTTATAATGTACATAATAATGTTTGAATGCCTGAATTGATAATAGATAAGATGTCTggtgtaaatacatttttgttgcaaacagacaaacatAGTATAGATATACAACAgcccaaaatatttatttaagtgCTATCTTATCCCATCAATGTTAagcatataaaaacataacttaCCATTGCACATTCTTAACAAGTAGTTTTTTCCAGCAGAGTAAAATGTATTCTGTAAATATGAAAGAGCAAACGACTATTAATAGTATTCCTTATAACTCCATCAAACCTACATTTGTTAAACAACCATCAAGTTAAAAACTGTTGCAAACTCACAGACTTCCATGTAGCAACATTTTCTTCAACAAAGGAGAATATCTTTTCACACTGATCCAAAGGAAGACAGTCCAGAACATCTCCCAGCAGAAGAAATGGAGAGGTAGCCGAGCAGATGCCTGCATGAATATTAGCATGATGAAGAGAATTAATGCAGATGATGAGTGATCTTCAAATGGTTTCTTATGCACACAACAAGTACACAAACAGGACGTAAACTTTCATCCCAGATGAGAGGTAGCAGTTTATGTCTACATACCTTCAGTCACACAATCAATACTTATGTAGATCAGAGAAAGGAAATCCTCAACATTCACTTTCTGCGTCACctggaaaataatgtaaaaagttttttttgtttttttttacaaaattgaATCTCCGACCTTGGCATTGCAAGTGCCATAGTCCACCAGTTGATCTAGAGAAACAAATAATTCTTGATGAGATATGAATGCTGTGGACTCACTATCTGCTCTTCAAGGACTCCACGTAGAGCCTGATCCAGAGTGCTTTTCTTCTCTGTTTCACTGTAAACAATCAAATGACATCACAGTAAGTAGGGCAGCCGTATATAGCAAAATCATTGAAATATCACAAAAGTGCATACCGCCATAGACAATGATTTCAATACTTCAAAAAGTTACAAATAGGCAAAGTTTTAGGACTGCGAGACAAGTGATGCTTTCCTTTTCCCagaaataatgtgaaatatgtTTCTTGGTTATATAATTTtaagtataaaaatctctctctctttatatatatatataaaacttttACAAACTTTATAAGCATTAtcagattttcttaaatataGCGCAGCACACAGACCTCAACAGCTGTAGATTCAAACCTAACCAATATGGCTTGCATACATAACAATGTTTTACAATCTATATTATGCTACAAAACTGAAAAAAGAAACCAAAGTACTTACTTTCCAGGCAGATGACTAAAAGCTGTGGTCAGAGGTTTACAATTCTTGATATCCACAGCACTTTTGGTGGCACCCTGCAGAAAAGAGAGGGGTTCATTTATGATCCAGACTACACCAATAAAAAGTCATATGAACATGTTTTCGTTTGGACTAGATACTTGTACATTAAATACTATATACCATTGTACATATACTGTAATCTTTCAGTATCttgatatatatatttacatagtATTACCATTTGATAACAACATTGTGTGTAGGTAAACCAACATAGTACTTGACATATGATAAACTACTAGTGAACTacctttaaaaacatgcatcaaTCTTTGTCAACGTCAAAGCACATCTATTGGTAATTTAACGGTTTCACTTAAAGTTAATGGCTTACCGTAAATTTATCTCTAGCTTCAGTAAAATTGAACAGTGTCGGCGGCGACATCTTTACTGGCGCTTTGTCCGTCTGACCCCTGATCGTTTCTACTTCCGGTTCACATTAACGTCAGTGACATTTGTACGAAATGGCCAGCAGATGGCAGTCACGTGCCTTTTCAGTTTCAAAACATCAAATAACACGCCAGTTTACCGTTTTAAGGATAATTGAATGGATCATTTAATAATGTATtgtaatatataaaatgcattatatatatttttataaatattattttattttataaacataagaaaatatttttaccatGGTAACCCCAGTTTCCCCACAAAATACCATATCGTCTTACTACTGACATTACTACAGTGAAGTTACAACATATTATGATAATTTGGTGTTGCCAAgtagaaaataaacaggtaaaataagcaaaaaaacattcattattTGCGTATAAATGAAGTTTATAATTTCACAATAAAAGAAGTAGTCTAACAGGTGTTTTGGATGAGACTTTTACAGTGGGTTTagtaacactttaaaaaagctggGTTGAGTTAAACGAAGTTtttggtcaaaaagggacgaacccagccgttgggttaaactatcccagaaaatgtttacatCGAAAAtatcccagcatttttttttttacaatttttataaGGGCATTTTCTATGCTAATTTAAATCAACAGggttgtccatattttacccaaccaccctgctgaaaaaaaagcataccagcaagaccagcatatgttgtgttttggtgctggcattagcattagcaccagctaaaccagcaccaaaccagctttagcaccagctaaaccagcactaaaccagcattagcaccagcatcccatgctggtcataccagcaagacgagcatatgttgtgttttggtgctggtatgctggtgaccaccagctaaaccaggaTCAAACCAgcagaccagcataattcccatgctggtccatgctgttttttttcagcagggcaagGGGTAAATCAGGGTTTATTTTCAACCCCAAAAGGGACGGGCCCCGCTTGTTGGGGTGTAATTTAACTTTAACCTTGgcttggttgtttcaacccaaaatgttaggttgttttaactcattgttgggtcaaatctaAACATTATGTGGGTTaattaaaataacccagcttttttagagtgtacacaTTTAGGTTAAGTTCACTAAATAAGAAAGACAAGACTGTTAAAACACACCAAATATACACAAGAGTATGTGCAGCATCTTATTAAGTGAATTCTAAAAGAACCAGACCTTCATGTTtctgatatttatttatttatttatttggttgttaTCACACATAGATCAAGGTCAATCAAGTCAGAAGCACATTTAAAGTCTAAACCCActctttaaaatcacaaaaataaaaacaaaatgtcaaaataatacaaaaatctttttaaatctTCCTTTTTTGTATATGTAGACCATCAGTTATTTCAGTTTGATCAATATATGAAATGAACCTTTGTGCTGGGATGTATTTATGAGCTGCCTGTATATGTCAAAGCCAGCAGATGTTTTCAGCATCACCATCTGCTTTTGGGATTGTGTTTAAATTTTACAAATGTGGTCTTCTTACGTCTTGCAAACGTCACAAGAGTggcaaaataacataaaatccTGACTGTCAAAGGATGACGCATATCCAGTCATGAGCTTGAAGGTCAGGTAAGTGCGATAAAATCACAGCTGGAATTCCTTTCCTtcctttatttgtttgtttgttgtaagACAATGGCCTGATGTTTACCTTACAACAGACTTAATGACAATTACCTTTAAACATCCAATTTTAAGAGCAAATTATTGTGATTAATGTGTCACTCATCTCCTAGACCTCCTGCAACACAGAAAAAGACAAACACAGTCAGTACATGCCTTAATGTCCTTAAACAGGCtacattttataattatataagCAAAATAtaacttattttaaagtaaaatactAAAATACTGAACATGTTAGCACTGTAAATATTATTAGCTGTCTCAAAAGTTTACGTTAAAATTggctttacaagtcattttttaaatgtgctattcctttggtaacattttacaatGACGTTGTATTTGTTgacattaattaatatattaGTTAATCTAAAAATGAAGTATTACTATTACTTCTACAGCATTGATTCTTCATAGTAAAtgtcagcatttactaatacatatttaaaatcaaaagatataactgttaacattagttaatgcataacGAATTAACATGAGCAATTGTATTAgcattaacaaaaattaataaatgctttaaaacgatattgctcattgttagtgcatgttagctaatgcatttaatatgtaaaaaaaacacaaccttATAGTAAAGTGTTagcatttttcttttaaaaacaagttcaaattgcttaaaaaacttaattttatcaAGCCAGTTtgattatacaaaaaaataaaggcaGTTAATATTCATCATTATGAATTTTAACATCTCCCATGCCATAGCTACAACATGATATACAACCAAATTTCTTAGGATAGGACTATCATATAGAAACTGTTTGTTGAATGTTAAGTGGTGCAGTCTTTTCTTGTTCTATCAATGCCAGCTCCTTAAATTTGGTTTGTAAATAGTTTCTGTGAAGCAATGCAGGTTACAAAAGGATCTGCATGTTTGTTTTGACCTCATCAGCACAATGTGAGGAAACTGATAACTGAAGTTTTGGGTGTTACAGTTCTGTCACTCGATAAATGTCTGTCAAAAGTGTCACCCCACCCACAGTAAAGCCATCAAGACGAGCTCTGTTCCCTTTACGTGTGGTTAGCGCGGTACGGCCAGGGGAAGTCAAGAGCTCTTAAGCCAGCAAGTTTTTCtttatgtgtttgttttgcATTCTTGTGCACATTGGTTCACTAATAGGTTATAGTTTTAAGCAGTTTCAAAACGGTCATAGCAATACCCGTCATCACTATCATGGCACCTGAATCCCTGTTGAGAAGTGATGCAAAGCAGAGTGGGAGTGAAAGTGTCATGGTGGAAAGACAGATAAGAGCGCTAAATCACTCATCATATAGTGAATATTAGGAAAATTGCACACAGCTTCATATTCAGACGGTTTCCTTTGCATTACATGGGGGAattgtttctgtagctcaactggaagaggattgcgttagcagcgcaaaggttgtgggttctaTTCCCAGTGACcacgcatactgataaaatgtatgtgCTGTAatttgctttgaataaaagagtctgccaaatgaatacatttataaatgGGAGGAAATTAATTAAGTTCAAGGAAAAATAACTAATAAAGAATAATCAAAGCAGCACtttaaaagaaattcatacactTCAAAATTTGAACAGTGCTTTGCCATTTAAAACCCCAGACGTGAGGCTTGGGGAAGTGTTCAGAGgtgtttttttaagatgtcaaataaatctttggtgtccccagagtatttatgtaaagttctagcccagaatatcatatagataatttattatagcatgttaaaattgccactttgtgaaAAATATGGTTTTGGgcgtgtccttttaaatgcaaatgagctgttctctgcactaaatcgcagtgcggtattatccccttctgacatcacagggggagtaaaatttcaattatctattttttcacatacttgcagagaatggtttaccaaaactaagttactggatttatctttttcacattttctaggttgataaaagcactggggactaaattatagcacttaaacatggattaagtcagattttcattatatgttccctttaaaggggccatggcacaagactttttttatgatgtcaaataaatctttggctcaaaataccatatatataattaattatagcatgctaaaagtgccactttgtaggtgtgtgcaaaaatgtgccgttttgggcgtgtcatttaaaatgcaaatgagctgatgaaattcaaacactgatcacaatgatggtggtttgttgcaattaaaactcaattgggCTTTTCTcttcactaaatggcagtgctgtggttggatagtgcagattaaggggtggtattattataataagagctcctaatgacatcataaggagagacaaatttcaacaacctattttttcatgtgcttgtagagaatggtttactaaaaataagttactgggttgatcttttcacattttctaggttgataaaagcaataGGGACCcaattaaacatggaaaaagtcagattttcatgccatggcccctttaatatttGAAACTGGGAGTTCTAATTCAAATCAAGTTGCATTAGAAATTGTATGTTTCTCTAACCCTTGATAACTTTGAATACATGACATTATCAAGACCATATTGCAAACAGGGtttattttgtactttaaactacattgtaaaaaataagttgctgccttaaaattttttgttgaattaactcggatttacaagtcatttcaacttactattatttatcttgactatagatgagttgttttaactacaggtgagttgttataactaataaaattaagttgacttttctcatctatattttataagttgtgacaactcatctctgttgacatgacttgtaaatctgagttgatttaacaaaaaattttaaggcagcaaagttttttttacagtatatataagCATTCGGGGAACTCCCACTGCTTTTTGGTGCAAAACTCTcccattcattttatttaagcaTTGCCTTTGCCGCTCAACAGTTTTGTCTCTCTACCCACACAATATCAATAATA of Misgurnus anguillicaudatus chromosome 2, ASM2758022v2, whole genome shotgun sequence contains these proteins:
- the thoc1 gene encoding THO complex subunit 1 is translated as MSPPTLFNFTEARDKFTGATKSAVDIKNCKPLTTAFSHLPGNETEKKSTLDQALRGVLEEQIVTQKVNVEDFLSLIYISIDCVTEGICSATSPFLLLGDVLDCLPLDQCEKIFSFVEENVATWKSNTFYSAGKNYLLRMCNDLLRRLSKTQNTVFCGRIQLFLARLFPLSEKSGLNLQSQFNLDNITVFNKNEQESTLGLQHSEVKEDGMEVEEGEMGEEDAPAPCTIPIDYNLYRKFWTLQDYFRNPLQCYDKFLWMTFLKYSDETLAVFKSYKLDDMQASKRKLEEMRTAAGDHVYFAKFLTSEKLMDLQLSDSNFRRHILLQYLILFQYLKGQVKFKSSSCVLNDDQSLWIEDTTKLVYQLLRETPPDGDKFASMVEHILNTEENWNSWKNEGCPSFVKERPAETKPIRPTKKRPAPEDFLGKGPDRKIFMGNDELTRLWNLNSDNMEACKSDSREFMPSLEDFFEEAIVQADPTNMVEDAYKVVRNSNYGWRALRLLSRRSPHFFQPTNQQFKSLAEYLENMVIKLAKELPKDIPSEEIKTGEEDDDENGDNLLKESNDSPSIQSKGVTNSQMDEIAAKLGDQWKILGDHLEMSEKEIRVIESDSEDVELQAKMLLVAWQDREGPQATMESLVTALNAAGFSNIADALNET